GCCGGAAAGTCCGATCGGGGTGTCGGTCGGCGATCTCGACTCGGACGGGATCCCCGATTTGGCGCTGGTGAGCTATCCGCACGTCACCACCGTGCGCTCGTCGGGAGGGGCCTTCGCGACGCCCTACGCGCTTCCGGCCACCGGCACCGCCGTGGCGACGGGGGTCGGCGTCGGTTCGCAACCCAATGCCGTCGAAGTGGTGACCACCTTCGACTCGCGCCAGCCGGGCCGTTTCCCGGTCTCCGCGTCGGGCGTTCTCGGTGCTCCGTCCCTATTCGACGGCACGACCGGCGAAGAAGTGGCGGTCGCCACCGGGGATCTGAATGGCGACGGGCGCTACGACATTGCCGCCGCGATCTTGGAAGGCGGGAGGGACAGCGTGATGGTGTGGCTCAGCAACGGGTCGGGCTTCCAGCCACCGGTCCGCTACGCGGTGGGCTCGTACGTGCGCGAGATCACGATCGCCGACCTCAATGGCGATGGCGCGCCCGACATTCTCACGGTGAACAACTCCGACAATTCCGTTTCGGTGCTCATGAACACGGGCAACGGCGTGATGTCGGCGGCAGCGGATTACCCGATCCCGGGCGGACTCGCGCCCGCTTCGATCGCCGTTGCCTCGGTGGTCGGGGCCGACAATTTCCCCGACGTGGCGCTCGCGATTCCGGATCAGAACGAAGTCTACGTGTTCCAGGGCAACGGGAACGGAACGCTCTCCCCGTTCGGCACGTTCCCAGTCGATCCGCAGCCGGTGATGGTGCGTGCCGGCGACATCGACGCCGACGGCAACATCGATCTGGTCACGGCCAATACGACCGGGAATACGGTGAGCGTGCTGGCCGGGACGCTCTCGGGCTCCACGCACGGCCTGGCGGACGCGGTCAGCTTCGGCGCGTGTCAGGCTCCCAAGCTGATCGCGCTCGGCAATTTCTCGAACCATTCCAACGGCAGCCTCGACGTGGTCGCGATCGGGAATCGGACCGTCCCGTCGTTTGCGCCGAACCTGGCGGCCGCTCGGCCCGCCCAGGTCCAGGCGACCACCGAGACCGATCTCTTCTACCTGACCTCGGTGCCGCAATCCACGACTTCGGCGCCGGTGATTTCGGCGCCGGCCATGCTCGAATTCTCGCTCGCGCCGAATCCCTCGCGCGGCTCGACCGAGCTGGTGTTCGCGCTGCCGCGCGCGGGACACGCCTCCGTCGACGTGTTCGATGTCACAGGACGCCGCGTGGCGCGGCTCGCCGACGGAGGATTCACGGCGGGGCTGCATCGGGTGCGCTGGGACGGGCGGGACGACGGAGGATCGCGAGTGGCCGCCGGTGTCTATCTGGCACGGGTCGCGACCGATGCGGGGGCGATGACCCGGCGGGTGGCGCTGGTGCCGTGACCCGAAGGGGCGCCCCGGCAGGGGATCGAGGGGCGCCCGCGGCTTGATCGGGCCTCACGGGCCCACATCGCCCTTCGAGAACGCGGTGGCGGATGCTAGGATTCCCCTGTAATCGCGCGCCACATCCGTCAGACGGCGAAGCGCCGCATCTCGAAAGAGGTCCCCCATGAATCGTCGCTGGCTACCCCTGCTCTTTGTTCTCTTGCTCTCGCTGGTCTCCGCAACGCATGCCCGGGCCACCGAAATCTGGACTGGCCGCACCTTCGGCTTCTCGAAGACGCCGTTCGGGAGCCCCACGCAGCCGCTGAACCAGGACCGCATCACCCCGACGGTCTGGATCTCCCGGGCCAACACCCAGGGCATCTTCAATGTCGCGCTGGAGAGCGCCTACACGCACAACGTCAGCCCCAAGAACACCGAGTGGGCGACCGGCGACGCGATCAATCACGCCAGCCTGACCTTCGCGCCCTGGGAAGTCTGGAACGGGGCGGATCCGCCCAGCTCGGTGGGCGTCAATGCCTGCATGCACATCATCGACGCCGATATCTATCTCGACATCGTGTTCACGGCATGGGGAGGGAGCAGCTCGGGGGGCGCGTTCTCCTACCTGCGGGCCCTGCCGCCGGCGGTGCCGACCCGGCAATCGAGCTGGGGAAGGATCAAGCGGCTCTACCAGTAGCGCCGATCGGTGGCTTTGGCTCGGGCTCGAGTCCGGGTTACGCTTGTACGCGCCGCGTCATCCGACACCCCGAGGCCCGCCACCTTGCGCACGGCATTCTCGAGATTTCTCGCTCCCACCCTGCTGGTCGCCGCGCTCACCGGGTTCAGCGCTCCGCGCGTTTGGGCCGCGATCCCGTTCCCGATGACGAGCGGGAACTACGCCGAGAATTTCGACGACATCGCGAACTGGACCAATAACTTCGCGTCCGGAATCGGAGCCCAGTACTGGGCGTCGGTGCCGGTCAACGCCACCGGCACGATCCCCGACGGCGTCCGGACCACGCAGACCACCGCGTCGTTCGTGACGACCACGGCCGAGGGCGTACAGAAGGGCTCGGGCAACATTCAGCTGCTGGCCACCAACGCCACCGACAACTCGCACGCCGTGGCCATCGATCTCCTGCTCGATTTCACCGGCGTCACCGCCGGCACGCTGAGCTTCGATTTCGCCACGGTCTTCAACACCACGGGCAATCGCAACGGCTCGCTGCGCGTCTACACCAGCACCGACGGTGCGACGTTCACCGAGTTGACCGCCGCGTCGGTTCTCAACTTCCAGAACAACGTGGCGTTCTCGACCCAGATCCAGCTCGTGCCGCTGCCCGCCAGTTTCACCAACTGTCCGACCGCGCGCATCCGCTTCTACGACTACAACGGCACCGGCCCCTCGGGATCTTCCGGCGCGCGCCCCAAGGCCTCGATCGACAATCTCGCGGTGACCGGGACGCCGATCGGGGTCGGCGGCCCGGTGATCTCCAGTCTCTCGCTGATTCCACCGGCGCCGGTGGACACCCTCGGCGTCACGGTTCAGGCCAGCGTGGTCGACACCGCGCGAACGCTCAACGCCGTCTCGCTGGCGTGGGGCCTGAGCAGCTCGCCGCTCCCCAACGTCGTCAGCATGGCGCCGGTGGGTGGCGACTTCTGGCAGACGTCTTCCCCGATCCCGGCGCAGGCGGGGGGAACGATCGTCTACTACCAGATCACCGCGGTCGACGACTCGATCACCGTGCAGTCGCCGGTGCTCAACTACACCGTCACCGGGACCGGCGGCGGTGGGAGCACGACGCCCGTCATCACTTCGATCTACGAGGCCAGCGATTCGACGCTGCAGGTGTTCTTCAGTGTTCCGGTCGATTCCGCGACCTCGGAGACCGCGGCCAACTACAGCGTCGAGGGGCTGAGCACGGTGAGCGCGTCGCGCGATCCGGTCACCCGCTCCCAGGTGACGATCACGGTGCGCTCGATTCCAGCCGGCGACCGCACCCTCACCGTCAACGGGGTGGGGGATCTCTCGGCGAGTCATTTCACCAGCAACGCGACGTTTGCATTCCACTTCGTCGACGTGTCGATCCCGGCCGGCTACTACGATTCAGTGGCCGGCCTGCGCGGGTCGGCGCTGCTGATCGCGCTGCACAACATCATCAAAGGGCACACCGCGCTCAGCTACAGCTTCACCGCCACTGCGTTCGAGCACACCGACAAGCGCCCCGACGGCAACGTCTGGGACGTCTATTCCGACGTGCCGGGGGGGACGCCACCCTACGAATACGCCTTTGGACCGCTGGGTTCCGGCAGCAGCGAGGGCATCGCCTACAACCGCGAGCATTCGTTCCCGCAGTCGTGGTTCGGGGGCAGCGTGCTGCCGATGTACTCCGATCTCTGGATCATCTACCCCACCGATTCCAAGGTGAACGGCGAGCGCGGCAACTATCCATACGGCAAGGTCGGCACCGCCACCTGGACGTCGCTCAACGGCACCCGGCTCGGCAACTGCGTGTCGCCCGGCTACACCGGCACGTGCTTCGAGCCGATCGACGGCTACAAGGGCGATCTTGCGCGCAGCCAGTTCTACGTGGCGGCGCGCTACTACGGTGAGGACTCGTCGTGGCCGGGCGGCGCGTCCACCGACGGATCGCAGCTGCTGGCCTGGGCCGCCCATCAGTACCTGGCGTGGAGCATCGCCGACGCGGTGAGCTGGAAGGAGCGCGTGCGCAACGCCGCGATCTACGAGTACCAGCACAATCGTAACCCGTTCGTGGATCATCCCGAGTACGCAAGCGCGATCTACGACTCGTCGAACGCGACCGCAGTGGATCCGCTGCCGACCCCGACCCGTGCGCTTTTGCGATTTGCGGCTCCCAATCCGTTCCAGGCGCGCGCCACGATCGCCTACGATCTGCCGCGGCGAGCCCGCGTGGACCTGCGTGTCTTCGACGTCGGCGGCCGGCTGGTGCGATCGCTGATCGCGGGCGAGGTGCAGGACTCCGGCCGCCACTCGATCGAATGGGACGGTCGCGACGACGCCGGCGCCCCGGTGGTCTCGGGACTCTACTTCGGGCGGCTCGAGTCGGCCGGGCAGATCGACGTGCGGCGCCTGCTGCGCGTTCGCTAGAACGAACCCCGGGCCCGCGCCTCGCGCAGCTCCGATGCGAGCCCGGCTCGCGCCCGCCGTAGGTTGAACCCTCCGGCGAATAACTGCTAGCGTCCCGCGGTTCGCAACGGTCTTGGAAGGCACGGAGCCAAGTCCTCGAATCCCGAAGGAGCCCGTCATGAACTCGAAGCGCCTCGTCGCGTCGATCGCATTCCTGCTGGCCGTGGTTGCGGCGCATCGTGCGGTCGCGGCCGAAGGCCCGATCAACATCTCCCTGTTCCCGCCGATCGCGATCGTCAAGCCCACCGAGGGCGTGAGCGCGTTTCGCCTCGATCTGATCTACGGAAAGAACACGTCGGTCAAGGTGGTGGATCTCGGTCTCATCAACCAGACCACGACCGCTTCGAACGGCCTGCAGTGGGGGTTCGTCAACTACAACGAGGGCAGCTTCAGCGGTCTCCAGATCGCCGCGATCAGCTACGACAAGGGAACGGCGGGTGGTCTCCAATGGAGCGCCTTCAACTACGCCGGCACCGAGACCGGTTTGCAGCTCGCGTTCAT
This is a stretch of genomic DNA from Candidatus Sulfotelmatobacter sp.. It encodes these proteins:
- a CDS encoding FG-GAP-like repeat-containing protein, with translation FVTVARIDDVGLVESFLDNAPPWGLPPFAAEADLNGDGLPDIAAFSNVIDPYAPGYIIRLFMNQGNGNYAAPINVVLPPDSNFVYTRPEYIFAADVDGDGDMDLVVDREDTEMSVLTNDGAGNFTQTLTPQADLGRTNDATIHGAPVDVNGDGKADYLIDIIDHLDLALVLDLHGNILHQLPTGSYPFGLEVVDFDHDGAPDFVVLNEAAPATLDVFLGHGSDQFGDVVNSVALPESPIGVSVGDLDSDGIPDLALVSYPHVTTVRSSGGAFATPYALPATGTAVATGVGVGSQPNAVEVVTTFDSRQPGRFPVSASGVLGAPSLFDGTTGEEVAVATGDLNGDGRYDIAAAILEGGRDSVMVWLSNGSGFQPPVRYAVGSYVREITIADLNGDGAPDILTVNNSDNSVSVLMNTGNGVMSAAADYPIPGGLAPASIAVASVVGADNFPDVALAIPDQNEVYVFQGNGNGTLSPFGTFPVDPQPVMVRAGDIDADGNIDLVTANTTGNTVSVLAGTLSGSTHGLADAVSFGACQAPKLIALGNFSNHSNGSLDVVAIGNRTVPSFAPNLAAARPAQVQATTETDLFYLTSVPQSTTSAPVISAPAMLEFSLAPNPSRGSTELVFALPRAGHASVDVFDVTGRRVARLADGGFTAGLHRVRWDGRDDGGSRVAAGVYLARVATDAGAMTRRVALVP
- a CDS encoding endonuclease, translated to MRTAFSRFLAPTLLVAALTGFSAPRVWAAIPFPMTSGNYAENFDDIANWTNNFASGIGAQYWASVPVNATGTIPDGVRTTQTTASFVTTTAEGVQKGSGNIQLLATNATDNSHAVAIDLLLDFTGVTAGTLSFDFATVFNTTGNRNGSLRVYTSTDGATFTELTAASVLNFQNNVAFSTQIQLVPLPASFTNCPTARIRFYDYNGTGPSGSSGARPKASIDNLAVTGTPIGVGGPVISSLSLIPPAPVDTLGVTVQASVVDTARTLNAVSLAWGLSSSPLPNVVSMAPVGGDFWQTSSPIPAQAGGTIVYYQITAVDDSITVQSPVLNYTVTGTGGGGSTTPVITSIYEASDSTLQVFFSVPVDSATSETAANYSVEGLSTVSASRDPVTRSQVTITVRSIPAGDRTLTVNGVGDLSASHFTSNATFAFHFVDVSIPAGYYDSVAGLRGSALLIALHNIIKGHTALSYSFTATAFEHTDKRPDGNVWDVYSDVPGGTPPYEYAFGPLGSGSSEGIAYNREHSFPQSWFGGSVLPMYSDLWIIYPTDSKVNGERGNYPYGKVGTATWTSLNGTRLGNCVSPGYTGTCFEPIDGYKGDLARSQFYVAARYYGEDSSWPGGASTDGSQLLAWAAHQYLAWSIADAVSWKERVRNAAIYEYQHNRNPFVDHPEYASAIYDSSNATAVDPLPTPTRALLRFAAPNPFQARATIAYDLPRRARVDLRVFDVGGRLVRSLIAGEVQDSGRHSIEWDGRDDAGAPVVSGLYFGRLESAGQIDVRRLLRVR